From the genome of Methanoregula boonei 6A8:
TATAGGCGGCCGGCACTCCGGCAAGGTGGCGCGGATCATCGAGATCATCAAGACCCCGGGGAGCGTTCCCAACAAGGTGATTCTCGAGGATGAGAAAACCAAGGAGCGGTTTGACACCATCACTCCCTATATCTACATGATCGGAAAAGAGACCGTTTCAAAAGCCAGCTGGGGGCTTGACCAGTGACCGCAATGCGCGATGTCCACATCGACAAGGTTGTGGTTCACATGGGCGTTGGCGAGAGTGGTGAAAAACTCGTCAAGGCCGAGAACATCATGAAGACGATCACCAAGCAGACCCCTATCCGCAGCGTTGCAAAGATGACTCAGCCGGCGTTTAACATCAGGAAGGGCGCCCCGATCGGATGCAAGGTCACGCTCCGCGGCAAACCGGCAGAGGACTTTATCAAGACCTCCTTAAACATCGTCAACAAGACGATCTTCGAGAGCCAGTTTGACAAGAGCGGGAACTTTTCGTTTGGTATCGAAGAGCATACGGATTTCCCCGGTATGTCCTACGATCCGCAGATTGGGATCTTCGGGATGGACATCAACGTCGTGCTCGAAAGGAACGGCATCAGGATCACCCGCCGGAGAATGCAGAAGAAAAAGCTTCCCGAGAAACAGCGCGTGAAAAAAGAGGATGCAATTGCGTTCCTCAAGAAGGAATATTCCGTGGAGGTGCGCTAAATGGGCGGCGAAAGGAAGAAAATCTACGGTCGCGGTGCAAACGAGTGCAAGATGTGCGGGCGCAAGCAGGGCCTTGTCCGCCGGTACCACATCATGTTCTGCCGGCAGTGCTTCCGTGAGTGGGCACAGAAGATGGGCTTTAAGAAGATGAACTGAGGAGTGACTGCACCATGACACGATTAAACACTATCGCAGACGGGATGAGTGCGTTAAAGAACGCAGGTGACACCGGCAAGTCCGAGGTTACTATCGAACCCGCAAGCAAGCTCCTCGGCGCGATGCTGCGCATCATGCAGGACGCCGGCTACATTGCCGGTTTCGAATTCATTGAGGATGGCCGCGGAGGCCAGCTCAAGGTGCATCTCACTGGAAAGATCAACAAATGCGGCGCCATCTGCCCGCGTTTCTCGGTCCAGCTGGATGAGATGGAATACTGGGAGAAGCAGTACCTGCCCGGCAAGAACTTCGGGCTCATGATCCTTTCCACCTCGCACGGCGTTATGTCGCACGTGCAGGCCCGCAGGGAAGGAATCGGCGGCGAACTGCTCGGGTACGTCTACTAGGGGTGAATCATGGCAAGCGTAAGAAAAGTCAGGATCCCCGACGGCGTCAAGGTCAAGCTCGAGCAATCGCAGCTCACCATCACCGGACCCAAGGGCGCACTCGTCCGCAGCGTCCGGTTCCCGCAGGTCAGTGTGACCTGTGATGGCAAGGAGATCACGATCGCTACCGAGTCCGGCCGCAAGGAAATTACCGCTATGGTCGGGACGTTCGAGGCGCACGCAAAGAACATGTGCCGGGGCGTCACGGATGGATTTGAGTACCGCATGAAGGTAGTATACAGCCACTTCCCTATCCAGCTCAAACTGCAGGGCCAGAGGCTCGAGATTGCCAATTTCCTGGGAGAGAAGAAAGCCCGGTACGCCGATATCGCTGAAGGTGTCATCGCCAAGGTGGCAAACGACGAAGTCGTGCTGACCGGCATTGACCGCGAAAAGGTAGGAAATACCGCGGCAAACATCGAACACGCCACCCATATCCGTAACCGGGACCCGCGGGTTTTCCAGGACGGCATATACATGGTACAGAGGGGCTGAACTGAACAATGACAACTGAAACCAAGCGACTGATCCGTGTGCGCACCGAGAAGGGTGCCGTCTTCAAGCGCCACGGGTTTGGTACAAAACCACAACTCTCCGATTCATGGAGAAAGCCCCGTGGACAGCACAACAAACAGCGAGAGCAAAAAAAGGCTAAGGGAAATCTTCCCAAGCCCGGCTTTGGCAGCCCGATTGCGGTGCGCGGCATGCACCCCAGTGGGTTTTTTGAAGTGCTGGTCTTTACGGAAAAGGATCTCGAAAACCTTGACGTGAAAACCCAGGCGATCCGGATATCAGCCGGCGTCGGGGCACGCAAGCGCAAGGCCCTCCAGGAGAAGGCCGCCGCGTCGGGTATCAAGATCCTCAACGCCCGCGTGATCAAGGAACGCGTTGCCGAAGAAAAGCCGGCTGAGCCGGCAAAAGAAGCGGCAAAGGCAAAGAAGGACGCAAAGGAAAATCCGGCAAAGAAGAGTGCTTCCAAGGTGACCTCCTCAAAAAAGAAAGGCACCGAAGAGAAGAAGCCGGTGAAATCTGCCCCATCCAAGGCCAAGCCTGCAGCAAAGGAAACTGAAAAGAAGGCAGAAAAAGCCGAAAAGCCCAAGGCAAAGGAATCTGCAAAGGCACCTGCCAAAAAGCCCGCGGCAAAAGAAGCCGAAAAGAAGCCTGCCACAGCTGCAAAGAAATCCCCGGCAGAGAAGACCGCTCCCAAGAAAAAGTCCTCGTCAGGAGTGAAGAAGAATGAGTGATGTCGCCAGCCAGAAACGCATCGCAGCATCGATCCTAAAGTGCGGTGTCAACCGTGTCTGGTTCGATCCCGAGCGTCTCTCCGATATCCAGAATGCAATCTCCCGCGAGGACCTGCGCGGGCTTATCACAGATGGTGCCATTAAAGCGCACCAGAAGAAAGGTGTGAGCCGCGGCCGGGCACGTGTGCGGACCGCACAGCGGGCATACGGCCACCGCAAGGGTGCCGGGAAACGGAAAGGTGCGCAGGGCGCACGGACCCCGAGCAAGCGCTCGTGGATCCAGAAGATCCGCGCCATCAGAAAAGTTTTGGTCACGCTCCGTGACGAAGGCACTATCGACCGGCACCTGTACCGGGTACTCTACCGCAAGGCAGCCGGTGGACAGTTCCGGAGTGTCGCACATATGAAAGCACAGATGGAGATCATTGCCGGGAGGCTGAAGTAACATGGCGACAGGACCACGGTATCTAGTCGCTTTCCGCAGGCGGAGAGAAGGCAGGACCGATTATTACCAGAGAACCAAGCTCGTTGTCGCCGATGCACCCCGTATGGTGGTGCGCAGGACCAACCGCCACATCATCGTCCAGCTGGTTACTGCCGAAATGGAGGGGGACAAGACGCTGGTGTCGGCCAACTCCGCTGAACTTGAGAAGTACGGGTACACCGGGGCTACGGCGAACACTCCCGCAGCATACCTGACCGGCCTGCTCTTTGCCGCAAAGGCCAAGAAGGCAGGACAGGACAGTGCAATCCTCGATATCGGCCTTAACCGGGCCACCCCGGGTGCGCGGGTTTTTGCTGCGCTCAAGGGTGCCGTTGACGGCGGTCTTGAGATCCCGTACGGTGAGAGTATCCTCCCCTCCGAGGACAGGCTCAAGGGAGAGCACATTGCCGCCTACAACGAGAAGGCAGGCGATATTGTCAAGAATGTCGAGCAGGTGGCAGCCGCCATAAAGAAGGAGCTGGTGTAAATGGCATACGAAAAAGCAGAGTGGCGCCCGGTCACCGGTCTTGGCAAGCAGGTTGCCTCGGGGGAGATCAAGAGCATTGATCAGGTTCTCGAGAGCGGCAGGCCGATCAAGGAACCCGAGATTGTGGACATGTTCCTCCCGGATCTCGAAGACGAGGTTCTTGACATCGCCATGATGCAGAGGATGACCGACTCGGGCCGCCGTGTCCAGTTCCGTGCCGTAGTAATTGTCGGCAACCGGAACGGGTACATTGGCTTTGGCCAAGGTAAGGACGTTCAGGTCGGTGACGCTATCAAGAAGGCGATCACCAAGGCCAAGATGAACCTTGTCAAGGTTCGCCGCGGATGCGGCAGCTGGGAATGCGGGTGCGCGGTTCTGCACTCTATACCGATGCAGGTGGAAGGGACGGCCGGCAGTGTCCGGGTCACCCTCAAGCCCGCCCCACAGGGTATCGGCCTTGTTACCGGTGATATCAGCAAGAAAGTGCTCGAACTTGCCGGGATCAAGGATGCGTGGACGTTCGCGCGCGGACAGACCCGTACCACGATCAATTTCGCAAAGGCAACGTTCAACGCATTAAAAGAGACCAACATGATCCGCACCGGGAGGTCGGAGTAAATGTACGCAGTCGTGCAGGTCCGCGGCGTGGTCAACACGCGCAAAGACATCAAGGACACCTTAAAGATGCTCCGTCTGCACCACATCAACCACTGTGTGCTGGTGGCAGACACCCCGGAAAACCTGGGTATGATCCGCAAGGTCAAGGACTATGTTGCCTATGGGGAAGTGGACGCAGCGACACTTGAGACCATCCTTAAGACACGTGGTCGCGTAATCGGTGATGACCCCTTAACGGACGAGTATATCAAGTCGAATTCATCGACCTATAGCAGCATCGTCGAGTTTGCACAGGCACTTGCCAAGGGGGAGTCCCGGCTCCGCGACATTCCCGGCCTCAAGCCGGTCCTTCGTCTCCACCCTCCGCGCAAAGGTTACAAGACCACCAAGCGTACATTTGTTCAGGGTGGAGCGCTTGGCTATTATGGTCCGGAGATCAATACTCTCCTCTACAAGATGAGGTGAAGAGATGCCAACCAACAAACGTTCAAAATACCGCGGATCGCGGACATGCGGCGGAGGTACCCATAAGAACCGCCGGGGTGCAGGTAACCGCGGCGGAAGGGGCAGGGCAGGTATCAATGCCCACCACTTCGTCAAGTGGTACGTAGAGATGGGAGGCCCGGTCTTTGGAAAGGACGGGTTCTTCCATAACCCCGCCACTTCCGTCTCCGCCATGGATGTCGGGATTATCGACCAGATTGTGCCTTCGCTTCTGGCTCAGGGAATTGCCAAGCAGGAAGGAGATGCGGTTGCCATCAACGCTGCTGACATCGGCATCGAAAAGGTGCTGGGCAGCGGCAGGGTGATCCGGAAACTCAACATCTCCGCAGCTGCGTTCTCTGCCCAGGCAAAGGCAAAGATCGAAAAGACCGGTGGAAAGGCACAGGTCATCTGATCATCCGTAATTTTTTGGTGAAATAATGGGAGATCTGCTGGATCGAATGGAACCCATTCTTGCTGCGATGCCCGCAGTCAAGAGCCCTGAGGGCCATGTCCATTTCAAGAACAAGCTGTTGTGGACTCTGGGAATCTTAATTCTGTATTTTGCGCTTACGAATATTCAGCTGTTCGGGCTTGCCCCCTCATCGCAGGATCTGTTTACTGCCTGGCGGGCCCTGCTTGCCGGTGCCAACGGATCGATTGTTTATCTCGGTATCGGGCCGATCGTCACCGCATCCATCGTCCTCCAGCTCCTGAAAGGTGCAGATATCCTGCATATTGACACGAGCGAGGCCCGTGGTCAGGTCATGTACATGGGTCTCCAGAAGATCCTTATCCTTGTCATGATCGTGATCGAGGCCGCACCCAACCTCATCGGCGGGTTTATGCAGCCCGATCCCACTATCGCGGCGCAGTTCTTCGGGGGCAACCTCTTTGCGGTTTCGCTCCTCATCTTCATCCAGATCTGTATCGGTGGTGTCCTGATCTTCCTCATGGATGAAGTGGTCACCAAGTGGGGTATCGGATCCGGTGTCGGGCTCTTCATCATTGCCGGGATCTCCCAAGCCCTTGTCAATGGTTTCATCAACTGGACCGCTGTCAGCGACCCCTACCCGGTCGGGTTCTTCCCGCGCCTTGTGGCGGTGGTGCTTGATGGTGCAAATTTCCTCCAGTATTTTGGGACAAACCTTCTGGCATTTGCAACCACCATCATCATCTTCCTCATCATCGTGTATGTAGAATCCACCCGCATTGAGATCCCCCTTGCCCATGCCCAGGTAAGAGGTGCGCGGGCCCGGTTCCCGGTCAAGCTGATCTATGCCAGTGTTCTGCCGATGATCCTTGTCAGGGTGCTCCAGGCAAACATCCAGATGATCGGTATGTTCCTGTCCAATATCGGCATCACTATCCTTGGTAAATTCAATGGCCAGACTCCCCAAGGCGGACTGATGTACTTCCTTGCGCCGATTAACGGCCCCACTGACTGGATGTGGTGGACAACGGACCTTGGTCATGCGCCCTGGGAGGTTCTCCTCAGGATGGGTATCGATACGACCTTCATGGTGGTGGGCGGAGCAATCTTTGCACTCTTCTGGATCAAGACCGCGGGTCTTGATTCAAAGGATGTGGCCCGGCAGATCCAGCTCTCCGGCATGTCGATCCCCGGTTACCGGCGAAATCCCCAAGTGCTGGAAAAGTACCTGGACCGGTACATCCCCCGTGTTACAATCATCGGTGGGGTCTTTATTGGTATCCTCAGTGTAGTGGCAAATCTGTTTGGTGTGATCGGGGCGGTGAGCGGAACCGGCCTGCTCCTGACGGTGAGTATCACGTACCGGTTGTACGAGGAGATCGCCAGCCAGCAGATCATGGAGATGTATCCGTTCATGCGGACGTTCTTTGGTAAAGAATGATAAAAATGAAGGGAATTGGGAATGGCAGGGAAAAAGGTCATTATCACGGGTGTGCCCGGGGTCGGCAAGACCACGGTTATCAATGAGGCGTTAGCGAAACTCAAAAGCGAAGGGGTGGATTACCAGCCCATCAATTTTGGCTCATTCATGTTCGAGGTAGCCAAAAATGAAGGGCTTGTGGCAAACCGCGACCAGATGAGAACGCTTGACCGGGCCGATCAGAAACGGCTCCAGCAGCATGCGGCCCAGGCGATTGCCAAGATCCCCGGTAACGTCATGATCGATACGCACGCCTCGGTAAAGACCCCCAAGGGATATCTTGCCGGACTCCCCGAGTGGGTACTGCGCGAGCTCATGCCCGATGTCATTATCCTTGTCGAGACAGACAACGACCAGATCCTTATGCGGCGCCTGACAGATGATACACGTAACCGTGATAAGGAAGGTGCCCGGTCCATTTCTGAACACCAGGAATTTAACCGGTCGATTGCCGCGGCCTACGCTATGATGACCGGATGCACCATCAAGATCATCATTAATTCCGACCACCTGCTTGACTTCGCGGCAGCAGAGATGGCCGATGTCCTACGGTAATTACTCTCGTTAAGGTGGCCTCGCATGGACTTTGGGAAATTCTGGGAAAAATACGGATTGTACGTTGCGCTCCTCTTCATGTTTGTCATGATGTGGACCTACACGGTTCCCTGGCTGCGCACGGGAGTCGGGAAAGGGATTGACGGGGTCTTTGCCCCGGTTGTTACGGAGTTCAACATCCCGTTCTTTATCCTGATTGTGATCCTCTCTGCTTTGACCGGTCTGTACTCTTCCATTATCCAGAAGTACACGATCGATTACGAACGGATGACGGAAGTCCAGGACCGGATGAAGGAGTTCCAGAAGGAATACCGGGAAGCCATGCTCTCCCAGGATGAAAAGCGGATCAAGAAGCTGGATGTAAAAAAGGACCGCATGATGAAAGAGCAGCTCGAGCTCTCCCAACAGCAGTTCAAGCCCATGGGCTATATCCTTGTTCTTACGGTCCCGATCTTCTTCTGGCTCCTGTACCGGCTCCAGGAGGCCACCACAACCATCACCCTTCCGTACTACGGAACCCTCAGCCTCACAGCGCCCCTTATCTGGGTCATCCCCGTCTGGATGGTCTGGTACATGATCTGTTCGATAACCATCAGCCAGGTGATAAGGAAGTCCCTTAACATCGGGGGGATCTGATTTTGCGGATCACCGTGAGCGGGCTTCCCGGCAGCGGGACCACCTCGCTCTCACGGTACCTTTCCGAGCGCTACGGCTTTACCATGATCTCAGCCGGCGAGGTTTTCCGGCAGTGTGCAAAAGAGCACAACATGGAACTCGCCGAGTTTGGCCGTCTTGCAGAAAAAGACCCGGCCTATGACAAGATGATCGATGCCCGGCAAAAAGAGATTGCCGAGAAAAGCGACAACATCATTGTCGAGGGCCGGCTTTCGGGCTGGATGGTGGAGAATGCGGATCTCAAGATCTGGCTCTTTGCCCCTATTTCCTGCCGGCTCGACCGGATCGTATTCCGCGACCAAATTGCCGATGTGGAAACGGCAAAGGCCATCACTCTTGAACGCGAACACTGCGAGGCAATCAGGTACCAGCAGTACTATTCTATCGATATTAACGATCACTCGGTTTACCATCTTATCCTCAATTCAGAGCACTGGGGAGTCGATGATCTTGGAAAGATTGTCGCCGCTGCGATAGACCAGCTCAAAAAGACACCTTTTGCAGCCTCTTAAAGACCGTGCAGATATTTCGGGAATATCCCGTCGGAATTCAGTATCCCCTGTCTTTTTAGGATTTTTTTGGTACGCACGTGATCGGGCAGCGCTGTGATTCCTGATACTTTATTTCAGGAGGGTTACCGACCCTTATTTGTAGTCCCGGCGGAAATACCGGTTAACAGTTTTTTCATTCGAGGCAGCGGGGAAATGAATTCAGATTATGAGATCCGGGTCGATCTTGCCAGCATATGGGACCCGGCTGATATCGTCGCCCTGTACCGGGCCGGGGGATGGTGGAAGGATGAATACGATCCCGGCGAGATTCCCCGGCTTATCCGTGGCAGTTTTGCATTTGCCGTTGCCGTTGACCCGGCAAAGGGAAAAGCTGTCGGGATGGGCCGGGTGATTTCTGACGGTGTTTCCGATGCGTATGTCCAGGATATCGTTGTGCTGCCGGAATACCGGAACCGGGATATCGGCACCCGGATTGTCGCGCTCCTGCTTGAAACCTGTCAGAGAGCCGGTCTTACGTGGATTGCCCTTATTGCCGAGCCCGGATCCGAGGTGTTCTACCTTCCGCTCGGGTTTTCCCGTATGGTGGGGCATGTTCCCCTGATCTATCGGGGTGAGGCCTGATGCTTTCCCAGGAGGATTTCCGCCCGGTAACGCTTGCCGACCGGGCATTCTTCGAACGTCATTATGCGCGCTATCCGCAGAGCCACAGCGACAACACGTTCACGAATATGGTCTGCTGGAATCACATCGCCCAGTACCGGTATGCGTATGTGAACGGGAGCGTGATCCTGGCAAGCACGCTCTTTGGGGTAACCCGTTTCCGGCCACCCATCGGACCCCGTGACCCTGACCTCATGAGGGATGTAATCCGGTTTGCAATGGAGTTTGCCGACGATACTCCGATGGTACTTATCGATCCGGAAACTGCCCGGTGGATGAAAGAACTTGATCCCTCCCTTACCCTTGTCCCGGACCGGAATCACTCCGAGTATGTCTACCTCGCATCGGACCTTGCCGAGCTGCCGGGAAAACACTATCTCAAGATCCGTAACCAGATCAACAAATTCCGAAAGAACTGTTCACACACGATCGAGCCAGTTACGGGTGAAAACCGGGAAGAGGTGATGCAGTTCCTGGTAAAGTGGTGCGAGTGGAAGGGGTGCGAAAACGATCTCGTCCTTGCCCACGAGAAAGATGCGGTCTTTTATGCGATTGAGCACTTCACCGAACTCCCCCTGCGGGGCCTGATGATCCGGGTTGACTCCCAGGTCGCTGCCATCTCCCTGTTCGAGCGCCTCAACGAGGATACGGCGCTTGTCCACTTCGAAAAAGGGCTCCCGGACTGCGAAGGGATCTACAAGGCTGTAAACCAGGCAACCGCTGCCCTTCTCGTCCATGAGGTAAAGTACATCAACCGGGAAAGCGACCTCGGTGTAGCCGGCCTCCGTGAGGCAAAATTACGGTACCATCCTCACCATATGGTCGATGTCTGGTCCCTCAAGAGTAAAGAGGATGCATCCGCGTCAAACCGCACTTCTCTTCAGGTATCCGAATTGTAAATCCACGGAAATACCGGAAACAGGCTGGCGACCCTTTTTTTAGCCTGTCTAAACAAGGTCGGGAAAATCCCTTCAGATATGGATGGACAGGCCAAGGGTCCCGATAATCCCGGAGAAGATAATCTTGACTGCGATACCTGCAACAAGCATCCCCAGTACCCGCCCCATAATATCTGTAATAACTGTCCCGAGGATATTCTGGATAGCGGCTGAATAATAGAGGATAACCCAGGTTGCCGCAAGCGAGAGGGATATGGCAATAAAGGGAATGAGAATACCGTAGTCATTGGAAAGGAGCATTACCGTTGTAATTGCACCCGGCCCGCAGAGAAGAGGCGTTCCTATAACCACTCCGGCAGCGGTCGGGACCTGCTCTTTTGATTTGCAGAGATCGATACCCAGTGCCATCTCCATCCCCAGCAGGAACAGGAGGATACCGCCGGCAATCTGGAACGTGGAGAGAGTAAGGCCAAGTACAGAGAAGATCGCGGTGTTGAAGACAAGGAAAATATACATCAGGATGCCGGCAACGGCGACCGCGATGAATGCCTGCTTGTGGATCTCCCTCGCGGACTGCCCCTTGGTCATACCCGCAAAGATCGGGACTGACAGGATCGGATCGAGGATGATAAAGAGGGCTGCAAACGCATAGATAATTCCGGAAATAATGTCAGTCATATCAATACTTCTGATCATGGGCTTTTTTTACGGATAAATTCAGGGGTTTTCCCTCTGCGGGAAAGCCCGGGAAGACTGTTTATCCCCGATCTCGAATTTTTTATGCCGTCCTGTTTTGCATCATTCATAATATATATTACCCGGTAACGGCTATCCTCCGTGAGAACGGGTGTTCTGAGGCCAAAGGAGAGGCGCGGTCCGGA
Proteins encoded in this window:
- a CDS encoding 50S ribosomal protein L5, which produces MRDVHIDKVVVHMGVGESGEKLVKAENIMKTITKQTPIRSVAKMTQPAFNIRKGAPIGCKVTLRGKPAEDFIKTSLNIVNKTIFESQFDKSGNFSFGIEEHTDFPGMSYDPQIGIFGMDINVVLERNGIRITRRRMQKKKLPEKQRVKKEDAIAFLKKEYSVEVR
- a CDS encoding 30S ribosomal protein S14, with the translated sequence MGGERKKIYGRGANECKMCGRKQGLVRRYHIMFCRQCFREWAQKMGFKKMN
- a CDS encoding 30S ribosomal protein S8 — protein: MTRLNTIADGMSALKNAGDTGKSEVTIEPASKLLGAMLRIMQDAGYIAGFEFIEDGRGGQLKVHLTGKINKCGAICPRFSVQLDEMEYWEKQYLPGKNFGLMILSTSHGVMSHVQARREGIGGELLGYVY
- a CDS encoding 50S ribosomal protein L6, which gives rise to MASVRKVRIPDGVKVKLEQSQLTITGPKGALVRSVRFPQVSVTCDGKEITIATESGRKEITAMVGTFEAHAKNMCRGVTDGFEYRMKVVYSHFPIQLKLQGQRLEIANFLGEKKARYADIAEGVIAKVANDEVVLTGIDREKVGNTAANIEHATHIRNRDPRVFQDGIYMVQRG
- a CDS encoding 50S ribosomal protein L32e; translated protein: MTTETKRLIRVRTEKGAVFKRHGFGTKPQLSDSWRKPRGQHNKQREQKKAKGNLPKPGFGSPIAVRGMHPSGFFEVLVFTEKDLENLDVKTQAIRISAGVGARKRKALQEKAAASGIKILNARVIKERVAEEKPAEPAKEAAKAKKDAKENPAKKSASKVTSSKKKGTEEKKPVKSAPSKAKPAAKETEKKAEKAEKPKAKESAKAPAKKPAAKEAEKKPATAAKKSPAEKTAPKKKSSSGVKKNE
- a CDS encoding 50S ribosomal protein L19e; translated protein: MSDVASQKRIAASILKCGVNRVWFDPERLSDIQNAISREDLRGLITDGAIKAHQKKGVSRGRARVRTAQRAYGHRKGAGKRKGAQGARTPSKRSWIQKIRAIRKVLVTLRDEGTIDRHLYRVLYRKAAGGQFRSVAHMKAQMEIIAGRLK
- a CDS encoding 50S ribosomal protein L18, with amino-acid sequence MATGPRYLVAFRRRREGRTDYYQRTKLVVADAPRMVVRRTNRHIIVQLVTAEMEGDKTLVSANSAELEKYGYTGATANTPAAYLTGLLFAAKAKKAGQDSAILDIGLNRATPGARVFAALKGAVDGGLEIPYGESILPSEDRLKGEHIAAYNEKAGDIVKNVEQVAAAIKKELV
- a CDS encoding 30S ribosomal protein S5 — encoded protein: MAYEKAEWRPVTGLGKQVASGEIKSIDQVLESGRPIKEPEIVDMFLPDLEDEVLDIAMMQRMTDSGRRVQFRAVVIVGNRNGYIGFGQGKDVQVGDAIKKAITKAKMNLVKVRRGCGSWECGCAVLHSIPMQVEGTAGSVRVTLKPAPQGIGLVTGDISKKVLELAGIKDAWTFARGQTRTTINFAKATFNALKETNMIRTGRSE
- a CDS encoding 50S ribosomal protein L30, coding for MYAVVQVRGVVNTRKDIKDTLKMLRLHHINHCVLVADTPENLGMIRKVKDYVAYGEVDAATLETILKTRGRVIGDDPLTDEYIKSNSSTYSSIVEFAQALAKGESRLRDIPGLKPVLRLHPPRKGYKTTKRTFVQGGALGYYGPEINTLLYKMR
- a CDS encoding uL15 family ribosomal protein, which gives rise to MPTNKRSKYRGSRTCGGGTHKNRRGAGNRGGRGRAGINAHHFVKWYVEMGGPVFGKDGFFHNPATSVSAMDVGIIDQIVPSLLAQGIAKQEGDAVAINAADIGIEKVLGSGRVIRKLNISAAAFSAQAKAKIEKTGGKAQVI
- the secY gene encoding preprotein translocase subunit SecY gives rise to the protein MGDLLDRMEPILAAMPAVKSPEGHVHFKNKLLWTLGILILYFALTNIQLFGLAPSSQDLFTAWRALLAGANGSIVYLGIGPIVTASIVLQLLKGADILHIDTSEARGQVMYMGLQKILILVMIVIEAAPNLIGGFMQPDPTIAAQFFGGNLFAVSLLIFIQICIGGVLIFLMDEVVTKWGIGSGVGLFIIAGISQALVNGFINWTAVSDPYPVGFFPRLVAVVLDGANFLQYFGTNLLAFATTIIIFLIIVYVESTRIEIPLAHAQVRGARARFPVKLIYASVLPMILVRVLQANIQMIGMFLSNIGITILGKFNGQTPQGGLMYFLAPINGPTDWMWWTTDLGHAPWEVLLRMGIDTTFMVVGGAIFALFWIKTAGLDSKDVARQIQLSGMSIPGYRRNPQVLEKYLDRYIPRVTIIGGVFIGILSVVANLFGVIGAVSGTGLLLTVSITYRLYEEIASQQIMEMYPFMRTFFGKE
- a CDS encoding adenylate kinase — translated: MAGKKVIITGVPGVGKTTVINEALAKLKSEGVDYQPINFGSFMFEVAKNEGLVANRDQMRTLDRADQKRLQQHAAQAIAKIPGNVMIDTHASVKTPKGYLAGLPEWVLRELMPDVIILVETDNDQILMRRLTDDTRNRDKEGARSISEHQEFNRSIAAAYAMMTGCTIKIIINSDHLLDFAAAEMADVLR
- a CDS encoding DUF106 domain-containing protein codes for the protein MDFGKFWEKYGLYVALLFMFVMMWTYTVPWLRTGVGKGIDGVFAPVVTEFNIPFFILIVILSALTGLYSSIIQKYTIDYERMTEVQDRMKEFQKEYREAMLSQDEKRIKKLDVKKDRMMKEQLELSQQQFKPMGYILVLTVPIFFWLLYRLQEATTTITLPYYGTLSLTAPLIWVIPVWMVWYMICSITISQVIRKSLNIGGI
- the cmk gene encoding (d)CMP kinase, coding for MRITVSGLPGSGTTSLSRYLSERYGFTMISAGEVFRQCAKEHNMELAEFGRLAEKDPAYDKMIDARQKEIAEKSDNIIVEGRLSGWMVENADLKIWLFAPISCRLDRIVFRDQIADVETAKAITLEREHCEAIRYQQYYSIDINDHSVYHLILNSEHWGVDDLGKIVAAAIDQLKKTPFAAS
- a CDS encoding GNAT family N-acetyltransferase, which produces MNSDYEIRVDLASIWDPADIVALYRAGGWWKDEYDPGEIPRLIRGSFAFAVAVDPAKGKAVGMGRVISDGVSDAYVQDIVVLPEYRNRDIGTRIVALLLETCQRAGLTWIALIAEPGSEVFYLPLGFSRMVGHVPLIYRGEA
- a CDS encoding DUF2156 domain-containing protein, producing MLSQEDFRPVTLADRAFFERHYARYPQSHSDNTFTNMVCWNHIAQYRYAYVNGSVILASTLFGVTRFRPPIGPRDPDLMRDVIRFAMEFADDTPMVLIDPETARWMKELDPSLTLVPDRNHSEYVYLASDLAELPGKHYLKIRNQINKFRKNCSHTIEPVTGENREEVMQFLVKWCEWKGCENDLVLAHEKDAVFYAIEHFTELPLRGLMIRVDSQVAAISLFERLNEDTALVHFEKGLPDCEGIYKAVNQATAALLVHEVKYINRESDLGVAGLREAKLRYHPHHMVDVWSLKSKEDASASNRTSLQVSEL
- a CDS encoding MarC family protein, giving the protein MTDIISGIIYAFAALFIILDPILSVPIFAGMTKGQSAREIHKQAFIAVAVAGILMYIFLVFNTAIFSVLGLTLSTFQIAGGILLFLLGMEMALGIDLCKSKEQVPTAAGVVIGTPLLCGPGAITTVMLLSNDYGILIPFIAISLSLAATWVILYYSAAIQNILGTVITDIMGRVLGMLVAGIAVKIIFSGIIGTLGLSIHI